A stretch of the Neisseria sp. DTU_2020_1000833_1_SI_GRL_NUU_006 genome encodes the following:
- a CDS encoding antirestriction protein, which produces MTNPITQTITMTVVPNSKRPAFLPEKTSAAYLAFETALYGIADNLSRDYDGGYWEFCELSNGGFYCCRDTEDDFDCVSSNGFECRMSADAFGITATLFALNCAMDGQSGATLEKLVDGYYRLRDYAAGHEEAARIFRMID; this is translated from the coding sequence ATGACGAACCCGATTACCCAAACCATCACGATGACCGTTGTACCCAACTCAAAACGCCCGGCATTTCTGCCGGAAAAAACCAGCGCGGCCTATTTGGCGTTTGAGACGGCTTTATACGGCATTGCCGACAACTTGAGCCGCGACTACGACGGCGGTTATTGGGAATTCTGCGAATTGTCAAACGGCGGTTTTTACTGCTGTCGGGATACCGAAGATGATTTTGACTGCGTGAGTTCCAACGGTTTTGAATGCCGCATGTCTGCCGATGCCTTCGGCATTACCGCCACGCTGTTTGCCCTGAATTGTGCGATGGACGGGCAAAGCGGTGCGACGCTGGAAAAGCTGGTTGACGGTTATTACCGTCTTAGGGATTACGCGGCCGGACACGAAGAGGCGGCTCGGATTTTCAGGATGATTGACTAA
- a CDS encoding type II toxin-antitoxin system prevent-host-death family antitoxin, translating to MDVMTYSAFRAELAGTLDKVADDHRPVLITRQNGKPAVVMSLEDFHSYEETAYLTASPQNAQRLNQAVEQIRQGLAVERGLAES from the coding sequence ATGGATGTTATGACTTACAGCGCGTTTCGTGCCGAGCTGGCGGGGACATTGGATAAAGTGGCCGACGACCATCGGCCTGTTTTGATTACCCGGCAAAACGGCAAACCTGCGGTTGTGATGAGTTTGGAGGATTTCCATTCCTATGAAGAAACGGCCTATTTGACGGCAAGCCCCCAAAACGCGCAACGATTGAATCAGGCTGTCGAACAAATCCGGCAGGGGCTGGCGGTTGAACGCGGCTTGGCAGAATCATGA
- a CDS encoding Txe/YoeB family addiction module toxin, translated as MILAWADYAWEDYLYWQTQDKKTLKRINLLIKDIMRHPFEGLGEPEPLRHNWQGFWSRRIDLEHRLVYQVRGDTLFVAQCRYHY; from the coding sequence ATGATCTTGGCTTGGGCAGACTATGCTTGGGAGGATTATCTATACTGGCAAACCCAAGACAAAAAGACTCTGAAACGCATCAATCTGCTGATTAAAGACATTATGCGCCATCCGTTTGAGGGCTTGGGCGAACCCGAACCGCTGCGGCATAACTGGCAGGGGTTTTGGTCGAGGCGGATTGATTTGGAGCATCGCTTGGTCTATCAGGTACGCGGCGATACATTGTTTGTCGCGCAATGCCGATACCATTATTAA
- a CDS encoding DNA cytosine methyltransferase, whose product MRMPKQFTLDLRGKLICDLFAGGGGASCGIEQATGLYVDIAVNHDAQAISMHTANHPQTRHFQTDVFDVDPAQACGGRPVGLLHLSPDCTHHSQAAGGQPRSNAVRSLSWVGKRWAAQVRPEVITLENVKQITRWGRLVAKRDKASGRVIKTDGTIAAAGECVPVRQQYLVPDPKRTGERWQKFVHELEKLGYAVEWRILCAADYGAPTTRERLFMVARRDGLPIVWPEPTHFRRPAKGQKKWRGAAGCIDWTLAGKSVFDRPKPLAENTLKRIAKGIKKFVLDNPQPFVTGTRAAVLINAAHGEGSGASRRRGIGSHDITQPVGTVTASGNGGHALACAYLMQANDGFNSTFGRDAAEPLTTITNSGSQQQLISACLIRQFGASTGSDISEPVGTVMSDGGGGKTSLAVCELGSAKERALRVADFLIRYGEGFSDGLDTEGRLKTVTLHIGGEPYYITDITLRMLEPKELYKAQGFPDSYIYDRDGSGRPLTKTAQVRMCGNSVSPPPMAALIRANYRPEEALDEQQAA is encoded by the coding sequence ATGCGGATGCCCAAGCAATTTACCCTAGACCTGCGCGGCAAGCTCATTTGCGATCTGTTCGCCGGTGGCGGCGGCGCATCCTGCGGCATCGAGCAGGCTACCGGGCTGTATGTCGATATTGCCGTCAACCACGACGCGCAGGCCATATCCATGCACACCGCCAACCATCCGCAAACGCGCCATTTCCAGACCGACGTGTTTGATGTCGATCCGGCTCAAGCCTGCGGCGGCCGCCCGGTCGGGCTGCTGCACCTCAGCCCCGACTGTACGCACCACAGTCAGGCGGCGGGCGGGCAGCCGCGCAGCAATGCCGTCCGTTCGTTAAGCTGGGTCGGCAAACGCTGGGCGGCGCAGGTGCGGCCGGAAGTGATCACGCTGGAAAACGTGAAGCAGATTACCCGTTGGGGGCGGCTGGTGGCCAAGCGCGACAAAGCCTCCGGCCGCGTGATCAAAACCGACGGCACAATCGCGGCCGCCGGAGAGTGCGTTCCCGTGCGGCAGCAATATCTCGTGCCCGATCCCAAACGCACGGGAGAGCGCTGGCAAAAGTTCGTGCACGAATTGGAAAAACTGGGCTATGCCGTCGAATGGCGCATCTTGTGTGCGGCCGACTACGGCGCACCCACCACCCGCGAGCGGCTGTTCATGGTGGCACGGCGCGACGGGCTGCCGATTGTATGGCCGGAACCCACCCATTTCAGACGGCCTGCCAAAGGCCAAAAGAAATGGCGCGGCGCGGCCGGGTGCATCGATTGGACGCTGGCCGGAAAATCCGTGTTCGACCGTCCCAAACCGCTGGCCGAAAACACCCTGAAACGCATCGCCAAAGGCATTAAAAAGTTTGTGCTGGACAACCCGCAGCCCTTTGTTACCGGCACCCGCGCAGCCGTATTAATCAATGCCGCGCACGGCGAAGGCAGCGGCGCAAGCAGGCGGCGGGGTATCGGCAGCCACGACATCACACAGCCCGTCGGCACGGTAACGGCCTCCGGCAACGGCGGCCACGCCCTTGCCTGCGCCTACCTGATGCAGGCCAACGACGGATTCAACAGTACCTTCGGGCGCGATGCGGCCGAACCGCTGACCACCATTACCAACAGCGGCAGCCAGCAGCAGCTTATTTCCGCCTGCTTGATCCGGCAGTTCGGCGCAAGCACAGGCAGCGACATTTCCGAACCTGTCGGCACAGTCATGAGCGACGGCGGAGGCGGCAAAACCTCGTTGGCCGTGTGCGAACTCGGCAGCGCAAAAGAACGCGCCCTGCGCGTAGCCGATTTTTTGATCCGTTACGGCGAAGGCTTTTCAGACGGCCTTGACACGGAAGGCCGTCTGAAAACGGTAACGCTGCATATCGGCGGCGAACCCTACTACATTACCGACATCACGCTGCGGATGCTCGAACCCAAAGAGCTGTACAAAGCCCAAGGTTTTCCCGACAGCTACATTTACGACCGCGACGGCAGCGGACGGCCGCTGACCAAAACCGCCCAAGTAAGAATGTGCGGCAATTCCGTATCGCCGCCGCCGATGGCCGCGCTGATACGGGCAAACTACCGCCCCGAAGAAGCATTGGACGAACAACAGGCGGCCTGA
- a CDS encoding traS protein, translating into MSLNRHADDWFLGKTRAVYGKKDDLVLGKASKRGGKTSDGRKGGKSARHAPPPPLKSGSALTNLKAAALKHPEVMVKIPKRLSNKSNGMRGIRNHLDYVSRNGEVSLETSDGERLEGKKAVRSLLDDWQKLGIPEEGKHKEAVNIVLSMPAGTPPQAVLNAARTFAAEQFGNHQYAFGLHHESEKPGEPAHPHVHLCVLIRDGFGQRLNPRKNDLFEWRVRFAEKLRDEGVLCAATKRQHRGRVQKPEDGIQRAMRQRGALSRTARQQAKELMSALKSSQRPTHPFLKETMQTRGIILEQYGKIAKELYKMGHKTEARIVSKLAKETAAQPFDTQAQQSYDRLHGNRRAISRMQQRLDENKPQTDISR; encoded by the coding sequence ATGAGCCTTAACCGCCATGCCGACGACTGGTTTCTCGGCAAAACCCGCGCCGTTTACGGCAAAAAAGACGACCTCGTGCTAGGCAAAGCGTCCAAGCGCGGCGGTAAAACATCAGACGGCCGCAAAGGCGGCAAGTCCGCCCGCCATGCCCCGCCGCCGCCGCTCAAAAGCGGCAGCGCCCTGACCAACCTGAAAGCCGCCGCGCTCAAACATCCCGAAGTGATGGTCAAAATCCCCAAGCGTCTCAGCAACAAATCCAACGGAATGCGCGGCATCCGCAACCATTTGGACTACGTCTCGCGCAACGGCGAAGTAAGTTTGGAAACTTCAGACGGCGAGCGGCTGGAGGGCAAAAAAGCCGTGCGAAGCCTGTTGGACGACTGGCAGAAACTCGGCATTCCCGAAGAGGGCAAACACAAAGAAGCCGTCAATATCGTGCTGTCCATGCCCGCAGGCACGCCGCCGCAAGCCGTGTTAAACGCCGCCCGCACCTTTGCCGCCGAGCAGTTTGGCAACCACCAATACGCCTTCGGCCTGCACCACGAAAGCGAAAAACCCGGCGAACCCGCGCACCCGCATGTGCATCTGTGCGTATTAATCCGCGACGGCTTCGGCCAAAGGCTCAACCCGCGCAAAAACGACCTCTTCGAGTGGCGCGTGCGCTTTGCCGAAAAGCTGCGCGACGAAGGCGTATTGTGCGCCGCCACCAAGCGGCAACACCGCGGCCGGGTGCAAAAGCCCGAAGACGGCATCCAACGCGCCATGCGCCAACGCGGCGCACTCAGCCGCACCGCAAGGCAGCAGGCCAAAGAGCTGATGTCCGCCCTCAAAAGCAGCCAAAGGCCGACGCATCCGTTTTTAAAAGAAACCATGCAGACGCGCGGCATCATCTTGGAGCAATACGGCAAAATCGCCAAAGAGCTGTACAAGATGGGACACAAAACCGAAGCCCGCATTGTCAGCAAACTGGCCAAAGAAACCGCCGCGCAGCCGTTTGACACCCAAGCCCAACAAAGCTACGACCGCCTGCACGGCAACCGCCGCGCCATCAGCCGGATGCAGCAGCGCTTGGACGAAAACAAACCCCAAACCGACATTTCACGCTGA
- the mobC gene encoding plasmid mobilization relaxosome protein MobC — MDGTDANDTAKCPPVRVFGLNTDEQAALRGLARQRFGKASLSLLAKKLLQAELQQPQTVEPLKLPPPKCARRITLRLPDKDRAYLEAAAAVRRGSINDVVRDIIQSHIYQHPMISAHEADALYQSNYQLLTIGRNLNQIARRLNAGENASLTGNDIAALKAYIDAHTSKVAAVLQTHRRRKRGHTTRKAAHEP, encoded by the coding sequence ATGGACGGAACAGATGCAAACGATACGGCCAAATGCCCGCCGGTGCGGGTATTCGGCCTGAACACCGACGAGCAGGCCGCCCTGCGCGGGCTGGCGCGGCAACGCTTCGGCAAAGCCAGCCTGTCGCTGTTGGCTAAAAAGCTGCTTCAGGCAGAGCTGCAACAGCCTCAAACCGTCGAGCCGCTCAAGCTGCCGCCGCCCAAGTGCGCCCGCCGCATCACGCTGCGGCTGCCCGACAAAGACCGCGCCTATCTCGAAGCGGCGGCGGCCGTGCGGCGCGGCAGCATCAACGACGTAGTGCGCGACATCATCCAGTCGCACATCTACCAACACCCCATGATTTCTGCCCACGAGGCCGACGCGCTGTATCAGAGCAATTACCAGTTGCTGACCATCGGCCGCAACCTCAACCAAATCGCACGCCGTCTGAATGCGGGCGAAAATGCCTCCCTTACCGGCAACGACATTGCCGCGCTCAAAGCCTATATCGACGCGCACACAAGCAAAGTCGCCGCCGTATTGCAAACCCACCGCCGCCGCAAGCGCGGCCACACGACGAGAAAGGCAGCCCATGAGCCTTAA
- a CDS encoding phosphoribosyltransferase has protein sequence MTDPNKTTRPSEVSDGLNAVQDAEQTSARSERAPWRDFPPLIRNGTLAEMQSAESYRAAKAGNGKAALALVQSLLTKQTVDAVKEMVGDKTPLIVGIRAEESAGRNRIPAMMAEVLAEHTGWQTDRSLYQVSYAGRTGRDSSYRLAFPAIFGGNVQSGRDYLIVDDNSTMGGTIAGLRGYIENRGGHVLGAVVMSARATGLNIVPTQKQLDEIQRKHGDAPNDYWLQTFGYSIDQLTRGEAGAIRSSPTFDAIRDRIAQARLRELSRVGKRGTAQESHETTRPQHGAERPKVTQGVKPSDSPTQAAAQNAAAFSLSGGTPRPVQEQMMSKAQQLQQTAVDYVLRQKADFMEGGLDFRNMDTAVAAQYGQALAHRTMTSTLSDMLKQNAQAGRTIDARHYFMMQDIKQFEQAGILVSEPNSRNGWDYRFSETGRALTLTLLNHPIRTEKTHQAERPSETRPQAPDPAERLDAAKAQYRARTASMSELEQRWQAMLERSMENLIKGLSPQTQMLARINFYENQIRQPQPERSANQHELKFDR, from the coding sequence ATGACCGACCCGAACAAAACAACAAGGCCGTCTGAAGTTTCAGACGGCCTTAATGCCGTGCAGGATGCGGAACAAACCTCTGCCCGTTCCGAGCGTGCGCCGTGGCGGGATTTTCCGCCGCTGATACGCAACGGCACGTTGGCCGAAATGCAAAGCGCCGAAAGCTACCGTGCTGCCAAAGCGGGCAATGGCAAGGCTGCATTGGCTTTGGTACAATCCCTGCTTACCAAACAAACTGTTGATGCAGTTAAAGAAATGGTAGGAGATAAAACACCGCTTATCGTGGGTATCCGGGCAGAGGAATCAGCCGGCCGCAACCGTATTCCTGCCATGATGGCCGAAGTATTGGCCGAACATACCGGTTGGCAAACCGACCGCAGTCTGTATCAGGTCAGTTATGCAGGGCGTACCGGCCGCGACAGCAGTTACCGGCTTGCCTTTCCTGCCATATTTGGCGGCAATGTTCAGTCCGGCCGTGATTACCTGATTGTAGATGACAATTCCACGATGGGTGGCACTATTGCCGGACTGCGGGGCTATATTGAAAACCGTGGCGGCCATGTGCTTGGCGCAGTTGTGATGAGCGCACGCGCTACCGGTCTAAATATTGTACCGACACAAAAACAGCTTGACGAAATCCAAAGAAAACACGGAGACGCACCTAATGACTACTGGCTACAAACCTTCGGCTACAGCATCGACCAACTCACTCGAGGTGAGGCAGGCGCAATTCGATCATCCCCGACTTTTGACGCCATCCGAGATCGAATCGCTCAAGCAAGACTTCGAGAGCTTTCACGAGTGGGCAAAAGAGGAACTGCGCAGGAATCCCATGAAACTACGCGACCGCAACACGGAGCAGAACGCCCCAAAGTTACCCAAGGCGTAAAGCCGTCAGATTCTCCAACCCAAGCCGCCGCACAAAATGCAGCGGCTTTTTCTTTGTCCGGCGGTACGCCGCGCCCCGTGCAGGAGCAAATGATGAGTAAAGCGCAACAGTTACAGCAGACGGCTGTTGATTATGTACTGCGGCAAAAGGCAGATTTTATGGAGGGCGGCTTGGATTTCCGCAATATGGATACGGCTGTGGCCGCGCAATACGGGCAGGCATTGGCGCATCGCACGATGACCAGCACGCTGTCCGACATGCTCAAGCAAAACGCCCAAGCAGGCCGGACGATTGATGCCCGCCATTACTTTATGATGCAAGACATCAAACAGTTTGAACAGGCAGGTATTTTGGTATCCGAACCCAATAGCCGCAACGGTTGGGATTACCGGTTTAGTGAAACAGGCCGCGCCTTGACACTAACCTTACTGAACCATCCGATACGGACGGAAAAAACACATCAGGCCGAAAGGCCGTCTGAAACCCGCCCCCAAGCCCCCGACCCTGCCGAACGCCTCGATGCGGCTAAAGCGCAATACCGTGCCCGGACGGCCTCAATGAGTGAGTTGGAACAACGTTGGCAGGCCATGCTGGAGCGTTCGATGGAAAACCTGATTAAAGGTTTGTCGCCGCAAACGCAGATGCTTGCCCGCATCAATTTTTATGAAAACCAAATCAGGCAGCCACAGCCTGAAAGAAGCGCAAATCAGCACGAGCTTAAGTTCGACCGCTGA